The segment GACCTCCTTGACCTCCAACCGTACCCTCGACCTCCTTGACCTCCAACCCTATCCTCGACCTCCTTGacctcgccttccccttcgtctcctcctcagTGGGTATCGATCTTGACGGAAGACCTGAGCCCCAGGACCTCCACCTCGTCCAGCAACAGCGTCTTGGCTTTGAGGTTGATGTCGTGCTGGAGGCTGACCCGGGTGGACTTGATCTTCTGGATCTGGTCCCGGGTCATCTCCGCCGCGGACGACAGGCGAGAGATGGTCAGctccagctcctccacctccttcagtAGTGCGGCTTCCACCTCGTCCCTGTGGAAGGAGAGGCgcggataaagagggagaagactgAGGGCAAAAATGGcagggacggaaagagggagaaaggaggggaaatgaggattaggaggattTCCATTTCTCTGATTGTTGGGATTAGGAAAGTAAAGTTTAGATTGTATTCAAAATACAATGATTGAGGAAGTTATTTAAAAAATGGATGATAGAAGTGTAGTAACCACAGGAACAGAAGAAATTGTGAATTATTTTGACTGTcgacaactaataataatacaaataatataacagttataaaagaaggaaacagaagatgaatcaacaaaaacaaaaaggggtGACCGGATGATGATACGGATGATCCGAGATCATTTAAAAAAACGCAAACAAAGGTACGTGCTCCGAAGTCTCACCTGGTTCGCTCCATGTTTGGTCTGCGCCTGCGCGTGTGGAGGCGAGTCTGCGCAAGGGCGAGAGGACCTCGTTTGGCCTCCAGCtggtcctccacctccaccaaacTCTTCTCcagctcgctctcttcctccaccaGCTGTGCAGATGATAACAGGTTAATCATAATCAGTATGAACGAGCCCTTAATTAGTATTAGCAGGTAACAGATGATAATGAATCAATTCCATATTGCGTTACTAAGATCCTGTGTTATAATGAGAGATGGAATAACAGCGATGGAAGTAGTTGAtctttaatgatattatcattgccattagaaGCAATGTAGTAGTGAAGAATTTATATCAGTATAAATGTACAAGGACTCCACATTTTCACTGCACTGTTATGTTATAGCATTATCGTCGTTTTATTGCTTATCTTGTGTCCTACGTCATATAAGCAACGTAACACGGCTGGGAATAAACCGCAACAACCCCAATCGCAACTTACTGTACAGCACTTAACACACAACAATTGCAACACTTATAACACAATACACCTTCGCGTGGTGTTCCTCCAGCAGGGTCTTCACCTAAGCACGACCCTTCACCCACCCCCAGAAACCCACCTTCGCGTGGTGTTCCTCCAGCAGGGTCTTCACCTAAGCACGACCCTTCACCCACCCCCAGAAACCCACCTTCGCGTGGTGTTCCTCCAGCAGGGTCTTCGCGTGCCTCGTATCCTTCACACGGGTGGCCAGGCAGAGGTCTGTGTGCTCCAGCCTCTCCTTCAGATGGCGTCCTGCAGCCACGAGTATGTCCTCACTCACCGCCAGGACCTTAGACGTTAGGTGGGACGTTGTTATTAGGGGATGTTATTATAGGAGGTTTTGATAGGAGTTTCAGGAGGTTGTGATAGGAGCTTGAAGAGGTTGTGATAGGAGCcattttgttgttatcaatgtAACTTGGACTTTATGGGTGAGATAAGGATGAAATGAGGTATTAGAAATGACTTTATTTATGCCTTACTAACGGTAGTCTTTATTTTAAGAAACATTTACGGGAAATCATTTGGAGGTTAGTATGAGACAGCTAAGAAACCAACCACGTAAACTTTAAGTCATCAGCTGAATAAGAAaattggtgattataatgatgaaaaggagataaagaaaggagaggagacgaaaTAGAAGATGCGAAAGAAGTGTAAAAATAAGGCGCATATACAGTAGTAATAAAAAGGCGGAAAAGTAATTCTCAACAAAATGAATGGCtttgatatataatagataaataacactTTACAATATCTGCTGTAagtagaaaatgaaatagaaatgacTATGCAGACGAAAAAAGGAAGCAACCAGACACCAAGAATATATAGCGATGACATGATATTCTTAGATCAATTTCTTTCACTTGTGGTTCTGCCTCGTCGCTAATACTATGTAATATTCGTACAAAGGTTTTCACGCTTACGCcatgatatttttcttctttttactcagTCTTTTCCAATGTATAAAATAGAACTATATAGCCTCAATGGCTTGTTGGACATTCAGATGAATAACGTATACCTAAATCGAGGCTTTTTACGACTCAGAAATCTACACAATATCTTTGAGGTACACCACGCGCGTATTTGATTTTGTCTATTCTTTATACACGATCTCGCATATCCTCGAATACCAAaacacactttatatatttattcctttttcgtGTGTGATGGAATATATCCCTCAATACCACACACGCATTAttatcttatctcttttttttttttaatatgtgaaCAGAGCAATCACTTCAAGCGAACGTACCTGCACTGACAGTTCGTGCTCGTGGTCCGCCCGCTCAACTAGTTTTACGCCCGTCGCCTTCCACCAATCCACCGACACCGGGCTgcggaaaagggagggagtgggtgtccATTGGCTGCTTgttcctttcctctattttcgaagtctgtttctctctgtttgtcagtttgtctgttagtttttctgtttgtctgtttgtttagttGGTTTTCTCTGTTGTCTATGCCTTTTCTGTCATTTAGTTGGTCTTTGTGTCgcattttatttctgtctgtttgtttatttgtttgtctgtttggttgtctgtctgtctgtctgactgttcacttctctctctctctctctctctctctctctctctctctctctctctctctctctctctctctctctctctctctctctctctctctctctctttctctctatctgtgtgtatgtatgtgtatatatatatatatatatatatataatatataaacatacatatatacatatacatatatatatacacacacacacacacacatatatatatatatatatatatatatatatatatatatatatatacacaaagacatatacatatccatatatatatacatatatatatatatatatgtaaatacatttacatatatatatacatatataaatatatatatatatatgtatatatatatatatatatatgtgaatacatatacatatacctatacacacagacacacacacacacacacagacacacccacgcacgcacgcacgcacacacgcccgcgcacacacacacacacacacacacacacacacatacacacatacacacacacacacacacacacacacacacacacacacacacacacacacacacatacatatatatatatatatctatatatatatatatatattatctattcatatacatgcatacatacatacatatacacagttacacaaacacacacaccatgcacacacaactctatccacccatccccccccccccccactccgcaTTACCTGGGATCAATAGTCTGTCCGTGGATGATGTCCGTTGGGTGGGCGGTGGCTGTGAGGCGCCTCGTTTCCTCCTCGACCTTGAGAGCGCCGTCCTTGTCCTGTACGTTCTTCTCCAGGTGGTATCGGCACGACAGCACACGCCGGATCTgcgggaggtagggggaggagggagggagaggggaagttgagtggggggaggaggaggaggaggaggaggaggagaaggaggaggaggaggaggaggaggaggaggaggaggaggaggaggaggaggaggagttgaatcATCTACGTccggtttatattttgtttttattttgatttttcttattgtttttttttttttttttttttttttttttttgggggggggggggggttattcagGAATGGTGTACATGCTTTACTGAGACCTTGTTGGGTTTTGGACCAAAAAAGAGGTGAGGACTTGATTTTAAATTtcgtaaagttttttttctgttcatcagCAGGCCTACAAGGTCGGTTTTGACTTCCATCCGATCTAAAAATACAATCTATCAACAGCTAAAACTCcaaagaaaaaatcataaaagcTAAAACTAAAGATAAATAATATCCGAAGATCTTGTACAAACTCGGCAAATTTAACTTCTCGAATTCACCTTCTCAACTTTAACCTCTCACGGCGGCCTAGAGCCTTGCCGGGTCCAGTTTCCTCCTTCAAAATTTGGGGTCTTTCTCTAACCCTTTCATCTCGACATCGGGTTTTGATGAGAAATGTCTCTCGAATGTTcgccgagacagacagacgccaGCGATAATAAGAAACCCACTTCGCTACCGTGTGAGTCTAATTATAAGAATCAAGGCAGATCAGCCTTGGGCTCCCTGCGGGCCAAGTGTCCGTACCGCTTGTCTTGCTCCAAAGCTGGGGAAATTACCCGTGGCTTATCGCGTTAAAGAAAGCCCGGCTTTGGCAAggaagtgtaagagagagaagaaaaataaatttgcCATAAAGTTATATGCACTAAGTGGAAATCCGTGGAGAATCGGTATGGAGGGGAATTATAGGTTAAAATAATTACTGTCATAAAAACGAATGCAAAAGAGGGACTAGGCGTTGCTGCGCGTGCAAATTGCAACATGAATACGCTCCTCAGGTTGACGATTTGGCGAAGGGGTACAGTGTCTACAGACAATCAGCTCTTGTCAAAAGGACTATCATTGCCGGGATTGCATGCCGAGGCTGTGAGAAGGCAGTGCCCT is part of the Penaeus chinensis breed Huanghai No. 1 chromosome 35, ASM1920278v2, whole genome shotgun sequence genome and harbors:
- the LOC125044033 gene encoding tektin-1-like; its protein translation is MTEKRKGTSSQWTPTPSLFRSPVSVDWWKATGVKLVERADHEHELSVQVLAVSEDILVAAGRHLKERLEHTDLCLATRVKDTRHAKTLLEEHHAKLVEEESELEKSLVEVEDQLEAKRGPLALAQTRLHTRRRRPNMERTRDEVEAALLKEVEELELTISRLSSAAEMTRDQIQKIKSTRVSLQHDINLKAKTLLLDEVEVLGLRSSVKIDTH